From the Gallaecimonas kandeliae genome, one window contains:
- a CDS encoding ATP-binding protein, with protein sequence MSPEQLLRQLVRNTDRLFGEAFFEALVANLGQALKVRHVSLTRLLEDQSALTLAVWNDGPPPQLSRCDLSRSPGLQACSQKEPSYISSGVLERYPDDPLFKALKAEAYFGVPLLSRQGRVQGLLALAHTQPLELEEADQLLLELLADRVEAELDLLDAEAQRRRPDLLEPDQRDLMAMVASRTNNLVYIRNAQDQITWVNDAFTRITGYRREDALGQQPADLLLGPERPRVEQMISRRQGFQLEAKSFRKDGSAFWLKADVQPLFDEGGEFLGHMIIGNDVTELRQAEEVLAQSNARLEEEVAKRTQDLSQANLELQLAMEQLVQSRKLASLGALVAGIAHELNTPMGNALTVATSLEGSGRELQAALDSNALTRSGLAGYVDRVNEGCRLISRSLTRSAELVSSFKQVAVDQSSTMRRGFDLALVLEETLATLKPGIRKLPIDLALDCPALEMESYPGPLEQVVTNLVLNAVTYAFKPGQPGQIRLSVEDKGKQVTLQVADDGKGIDPEILDNVFDPFVSSQLGQGGSGLGLYIVYTLVTGVLGGQIQLTSSSQGTRFTLTLPKVAPLREQHDR encoded by the coding sequence ATGTCTCCCGAACAACTTCTCAGGCAACTGGTACGGAACACGGATCGCCTCTTCGGTGAGGCCTTCTTTGAAGCGCTGGTGGCGAACCTGGGCCAAGCCCTCAAGGTTCGCCACGTCTCACTGACCCGGCTCCTGGAAGACCAAAGCGCCCTCACCCTGGCCGTCTGGAACGACGGCCCACCGCCCCAACTGAGCCGCTGCGATCTCAGCCGCTCCCCTGGCCTCCAGGCCTGCAGCCAGAAAGAACCCAGCTATATCTCCAGCGGCGTGCTTGAACGCTACCCGGACGATCCCCTGTTCAAGGCCCTCAAGGCCGAGGCCTACTTCGGGGTGCCGCTCTTGTCCCGCCAGGGGCGGGTCCAGGGCCTGCTGGCCCTGGCGCACACCCAACCCCTGGAGCTGGAGGAGGCCGACCAGTTGCTGTTGGAGCTGCTGGCGGACAGGGTGGAGGCGGAACTGGACCTGCTGGACGCCGAGGCCCAGCGCCGCCGGCCCGACCTGCTGGAGCCCGACCAGCGGGACCTGATGGCCATGGTGGCCAGCCGCACCAACAACCTGGTCTATATCCGCAACGCCCAGGACCAGATCACCTGGGTCAACGACGCCTTCACCCGCATCACCGGCTACCGCCGCGAAGATGCCCTTGGCCAGCAGCCGGCCGACTTGCTGCTGGGTCCAGAAAGGCCGCGGGTAGAGCAGATGATAAGCCGGCGCCAGGGCTTCCAGCTGGAAGCCAAGAGCTTTCGCAAGGACGGCAGCGCCTTCTGGCTCAAGGCCGACGTCCAGCCCCTGTTCGACGAGGGCGGGGAATTCCTGGGCCATATGATCATCGGCAACGACGTCACAGAACTGCGCCAGGCCGAGGAAGTGCTGGCCCAGAGCAACGCCCGACTGGAAGAGGAAGTGGCCAAGCGCACCCAGGACCTCAGCCAGGCCAACCTGGAGCTGCAGCTGGCCATGGAACAACTGGTGCAGTCCCGGAAGTTGGCCTCCCTCGGCGCCCTGGTGGCGGGCATAGCCCACGAACTCAACACCCCCATGGGCAACGCCCTGACGGTGGCCACCAGCCTGGAAGGCTCTGGCCGTGAGCTGCAGGCCGCCCTGGACAGCAACGCCCTGACCCGCAGCGGCCTGGCCGGCTACGTGGACAGGGTCAACGAAGGCTGTCGCCTGATCAGCCGCAGCCTGACCCGCAGCGCCGAACTGGTCAGCAGCTTCAAGCAGGTGGCGGTGGACCAGTCCAGCACCATGAGGCGCGGCTTCGACCTGGCCCTGGTGCTGGAAGAAACCCTGGCCACCCTCAAACCCGGCATCCGCAAGTTGCCCATCGACCTGGCCCTGGACTGCCCGGCCCTGGAGATGGAAAGTTATCCCGGCCCCCTGGAGCAGGTGGTCACCAACCTGGTGCTCAACGCCGTCACCTACGCTTTCAAACCGGGCCAGCCCGGCCAGATCCGGCTTTCGGTCGAGGACAAGGGCAAACAGGTGACATTGCAGGTGGCGGACGACGGCAAGGGCATAGACCCCGAGATCCTCGACAACGTCTTCGACCCCTTCGTCAGCAGCCAGCTGGGCCAGGGGGGCAGCGGCCTCGGCCTCTATATCGTCTACACCCTGGTGACCGGCGTCTTGGGTGGCCAGATCCAGTTGACCAGCAGTAGTCAGGGCACCCGCTTTACCCTGACCTTGCCCAAGGTGGCGCCTTTGAGGGAACAGCATGACAGGTGA
- a CDS encoding acyltransferase, with amino-acid sequence MLSFLPRFILMPLMAVLLCLNVAFGGGMVMLLSIPKLILPIPAWRRFMTTVMELCIRAWSLMNMAILRLGNKAQWQITGLEQVKKDGWYLMMANHLSWLDIIVLYGVAGGRLPLPRFFLKRELIFVPFLGLGCWAMDMPFMRRYSTAYLKKHPHKKGKDIEATAKACAKLKHHPSTMINFVEGTRSTAEKLRKRRSPYQYLLPPKAAGIAYALSAMGQQFDKVLDVTLAYPGSEGHIGRDVLSGKLRTIVVDVEALPVTDRVIGDYFNDVDFKRGFQGWLNERWQLKDRKLAALTQSEEAPAALSEQTS; translated from the coding sequence ATGCTCAGTTTCTTGCCCAGATTCATCCTGATGCCGCTGATGGCGGTGCTGCTCTGCCTCAACGTCGCCTTCGGCGGCGGCATGGTCATGCTGCTCTCCATTCCCAAGCTGATCCTGCCCATTCCCGCCTGGCGCCGCTTCATGACCACCGTCATGGAACTCTGCATCCGCGCCTGGAGCCTGATGAACATGGCCATATTGCGCCTGGGCAACAAGGCCCAGTGGCAGATCACTGGCCTGGAGCAGGTGAAGAAGGACGGCTGGTACCTGATGATGGCCAACCACTTGTCGTGGCTGGACATCATAGTGCTCTACGGCGTCGCCGGCGGCCGTCTGCCGCTGCCCCGCTTCTTCCTCAAGCGCGAACTGATCTTCGTGCCCTTCCTGGGCCTGGGCTGCTGGGCTATGGACATGCCCTTTATGCGCCGTTATTCAACGGCCTACCTGAAGAAGCATCCCCATAAGAAGGGCAAGGACATCGAGGCCACCGCCAAGGCCTGCGCCAAGCTCAAGCACCACCCCTCCACCATGATCAACTTCGTGGAAGGCACCCGCTCCACCGCCGAGAAGCTCCGCAAGCGCAGGAGCCCCTACCAGTACCTGCTGCCGCCCAAGGCCGCCGGCATCGCCTATGCGCTGTCGGCCATGGGCCAGCAGTTCGACAAGGTGCTGGACGTGACCCTGGCCTACCCCGGTTCTGAAGGCCACATAGGCCGCGACGTGCTGAGCGGCAAGCTCAGGACCATAGTGGTGGACGTGGAGGCCCTGCCGGTGACCGACAGGGTGATAGGGGACTACTTCAACGACGTGGACTTCAAGCGCGGCTTCCAGGGCTGGCTCAACGAGCGTTGGCAGCTCAAGGATCGCAAACTGGCGGCCCTGACCCAAAGCGAAGAGGCCCCTGCCGCCCTGTCCGAACAGACCAGCTGA
- a CDS encoding acyltransferase, whose amino-acid sequence MLAFLPAFLKGPLAVLGYVLNTLFWFPLAMLLGVIKLLLPITVIRNGCNWLLDRAATLWIAINNANQRLFSRTRWVVEGLEGLKRKDWYLVVANHQSWVDILVLQRLFNGRIPFIKFFLKKELLYVPFLGLCWWALDFPFMRRHSRQQIAENPALAQQDIDTTRAACEKFSQLPVTVMNFVEGTRFTAGKHHKQASPYGHLLKPKAGGIGFVLSAMGDKLHKLLDVTICYGKEIPSFWDFISGKVKTVHVKVRVLPIDDKLLGDYVGDPQYKARFQEWVNQLWADKDATLAQMKVR is encoded by the coding sequence ATGCTGGCGTTCCTGCCCGCCTTCCTGAAAGGCCCCCTGGCGGTGTTGGGCTATGTGCTCAACACCCTATTCTGGTTCCCCCTGGCGATGCTGCTGGGGGTGATCAAGCTGCTGCTGCCGATAACGGTGATCCGCAACGGCTGCAACTGGCTGCTGGACAGGGCGGCGACCCTCTGGATCGCCATCAACAATGCCAACCAGCGGCTTTTCTCCCGCACCCGTTGGGTGGTGGAAGGCCTGGAAGGGCTGAAGAGGAAGGATTGGTACCTGGTGGTGGCCAACCACCAGTCCTGGGTGGACATACTGGTGCTGCAGCGGCTGTTCAACGGCCGCATCCCCTTCATCAAATTCTTCCTGAAAAAGGAATTGCTGTACGTGCCCTTCCTGGGGCTCTGCTGGTGGGCCCTGGACTTCCCCTTTATGCGCCGTCATTCACGGCAGCAGATTGCTGAGAATCCTGCCCTGGCCCAGCAGGACATAGACACCACCCGCGCCGCCTGTGAGAAGTTCAGCCAGCTGCCGGTGACGGTGATGAACTTCGTCGAAGGCACCCGTTTCACGGCCGGCAAGCACCACAAGCAGGCCAGCCCCTACGGCCATCTGCTCAAGCCCAAGGCCGGCGGCATCGGTTTCGTGCTGTCCGCCATGGGCGACAAGCTGCACAAGTTGCTGGACGTGACCATCTGCTACGGCAAGGAGATCCCCAGCTTCTGGGACTTCATCAGCGGCAAGGTCAAAACCGTCCATGTTAAGGTGCGGGTGTTACCGATTGACGACAAATTGCTCGGTGATTATGTTGGTGACCCTCAATACAAGGCCCGCTTTCAAGAATGGGTCAACCAGTTGTGGGCCGACAAGGACGCCACCCTGGCCCAGATGAAAGTGCGATAG
- the speA gene encoding biosynthetic arginine decarboxylase has translation MSNWTLDKARNLYGVAHWSDGYFDIDNKGELVAFPDRNRNRAGVRLSDLVQDLKDQGLSLPVLVRFNDILTDRVKRLTSAFAKAVDNFEYSGTYHAVYPIKVNQQKSVVEGLLAASPHVGLEAGSKPELMAILGVATRPITMVCNGYKDSEFLRLALIGRRLGHKVYVVVEKLSELKKLLNESKDMGIDPLVGVRVRLNSVGKGKWQNTGGEKGKFGLAAHQVLEAVEMLREAGKLDCLKLVHFHIGSQVANIQDIQGALKECARYYAELRELGVPLDVVDVGGGLGVDYEGSRSRGNCSMNYTVDEYAAKVVHALKEICVARELPEPDVITESGRAMTAHHAVLVTNVIDVERAPGERQFEEPAEDAPAVLRDLWRTLDLINDEPPLENYHDAVYFLSEAHSMYTHGLLKIQEWALAEQMYFAICRGVREQLNPRSRAHRPVLDELNEKLADKLFCNFSLFQSMPDVWGIEQLFPIMPVSRLDEAPSARAVIQDITCDSDGQINQYVDAEGIESSLPLTGYQPGDDYHIGIFMVGAYQEILGDLHNLFGDTDSVHVQLTKDGYRFDAAQKGDTVADVLRYVSFDPKGLIQGYRRQLAAANLSDSERQQYGAELEAGIHGYTYLED, from the coding sequence ATGTCAAACTGGACCCTGGACAAAGCCCGCAATCTCTACGGTGTCGCCCATTGGAGCGACGGTTATTTCGACATCGACAACAAGGGCGAACTGGTTGCCTTTCCCGATCGAAACCGTAACAGGGCCGGGGTCCGATTATCCGACCTGGTGCAGGACCTCAAGGATCAGGGCCTGTCCCTGCCGGTGCTGGTGCGCTTCAACGACATCCTCACCGACCGCGTCAAGCGCCTGACCAGCGCCTTCGCCAAGGCCGTGGACAACTTCGAGTACAGCGGCACCTACCACGCCGTCTATCCCATCAAGGTCAACCAGCAGAAGTCCGTCGTCGAAGGCCTGCTGGCCGCCAGCCCCCACGTCGGCCTGGAAGCGGGCTCCAAGCCTGAGCTGATGGCGATCCTGGGCGTGGCCACCCGCCCCATCACCATGGTCTGCAACGGCTACAAGGACTCCGAATTCCTGCGCCTGGCCCTGATCGGCCGCCGCCTGGGCCACAAGGTCTATGTGGTGGTGGAGAAGCTGTCCGAGCTGAAAAAGCTGCTCAACGAGAGCAAGGACATGGGCATAGACCCCCTGGTCGGGGTGCGGGTACGCCTCAACTCCGTGGGCAAGGGCAAGTGGCAGAACACCGGCGGCGAGAAGGGCAAGTTCGGCCTGGCCGCCCACCAGGTGCTGGAAGCGGTGGAGATGCTGCGCGAAGCCGGCAAGCTCGACTGCCTGAAATTGGTGCACTTCCACATCGGTTCTCAGGTGGCCAACATCCAGGACATCCAGGGTGCCCTCAAGGAATGCGCCCGCTACTACGCCGAACTCCGTGAACTGGGCGTGCCCCTGGACGTGGTGGACGTGGGCGGCGGCCTGGGCGTGGACTACGAAGGCTCCCGTTCCCGCGGCAACTGCTCCATGAACTACACGGTGGACGAATACGCCGCCAAGGTGGTCCATGCCCTCAAAGAGATCTGTGTTGCCCGCGAACTGCCTGAGCCGGACGTTATCACCGAATCCGGCCGCGCCATGACAGCCCACCACGCCGTGCTGGTGACCAACGTCATAGACGTGGAGCGCGCCCCCGGCGAGCGCCAGTTCGAGGAACCGGCCGAAGACGCCCCCGCCGTGCTGCGGGACCTGTGGCGCACCCTGGATCTCATCAACGACGAGCCGCCGCTCGAGAACTACCACGACGCCGTCTACTTCCTGTCCGAAGCCCACAGCATGTACACCCATGGCCTGCTGAAGATCCAGGAATGGGCCCTGGCCGAACAGATGTACTTCGCCATCTGCCGCGGCGTGCGTGAGCAGCTCAACCCCCGCAGCCGCGCCCACCGCCCCGTGCTGGACGAGCTCAACGAGAAGCTGGCCGACAAGCTGTTCTGCAACTTCTCGTTGTTCCAGAGCATGCCTGACGTCTGGGGCATAGAGCAGCTGTTCCCGATCATGCCGGTCAGCCGTCTGGACGAGGCCCCCAGTGCCCGCGCCGTCATTCAGGACATCACCTGTGACTCCGACGGCCAGATCAACCAGTACGTGGACGCCGAAGGCATCGAATCCAGCCTGCCGCTGACCGGCTACCAGCCGGGCGACGACTACCACATCGGCATCTTCATGGTCGGCGCCTACCAGGAGATCCTGGGCGACCTGCACAACCTGTTCGGTGACACCGACTCTGTGCACGTGCAGCTCACCAAGGACGGCTACCGCTTCGACGCCGCCCAGAAGGGCGACACAGTCGCGGACGTGCTGCGCTACGTCAGCTTCGATCCCAAGGGCCTGATCCAGGGCTACCGCCGCCAGCTGGCTGCCGCCAACCTGAGCGACAGCGAGCGCCAGCAGTACGGCGCCGAGCTGGAAGCCGGCATCCACGGCTACACCTACTTGGAGGATTGA
- the speE gene encoding polyamine aminopropyltransferase — translation MSQLDAKQWFTEVSDRDGSAFSLRITGHLESRQSDWQTTEMYDTTDWGKLMVIDGCTMVSSRDNFLYHEMMSHPALYTHADPKVVVIIGGGDCGTLREVLKHPGVEQAVQIDIDENVTRLSEIYFPELCESNNDPRAELKFIDGIQWMKDQGSASVDIIIVDSTDPVGPAEGLFNRAFYEECLRALRPGGILVQQSESPLLHIKLIQEMRSEMAKAGFDAFQTLPFPQPLYPSGWWSCTLARKGEAFGDFRRADADAQAFETHYYNSGIHQGAMALPNFMKKALG, via the coding sequence ATGTCACAACTGGATGCCAAGCAGTGGTTCACCGAGGTCAGCGACCGTGACGGCAGCGCCTTCTCCCTGCGCATCACCGGCCACCTGGAAAGCCGCCAGTCCGACTGGCAGACCACAGAGATGTACGACACCACCGACTGGGGCAAGCTGATGGTCATCGACGGCTGCACCATGGTGTCCAGCCGTGACAACTTCCTCTACCACGAGATGATGAGCCACCCGGCCCTCTACACCCACGCCGACCCCAAGGTGGTGGTGATCATCGGCGGCGGCGACTGCGGCACCTTGCGCGAAGTGCTCAAGCACCCCGGCGTCGAGCAGGCCGTGCAGATCGACATCGACGAGAACGTCACCCGCCTCTCCGAGATCTACTTCCCGGAGCTGTGCGAGTCCAACAACGACCCCCGCGCCGAGCTGAAGTTCATCGACGGCATCCAGTGGATGAAGGACCAGGGCAGCGCCTCCGTCGACATCATCATCGTCGATTCCACCGACCCGGTCGGCCCGGCCGAAGGTCTCTTCAACCGCGCCTTCTATGAAGAGTGCCTGCGCGCCCTGCGCCCCGGCGGCATCCTGGTGCAACAGTCCGAAAGCCCGCTGCTGCACATCAAGCTGATCCAGGAAATGCGCAGCGAGATGGCCAAGGCCGGCTTCGACGCCTTCCAGACGTTGCCTTTCCCCCAGCCCCTCTACCCCTCCGGCTGGTGGAGCTGCACCCTGGCCCGCAAGGGCGAGGCCTTCGGCGACTTCCGCCGTGCCGACGCCGACGCCCAGGCCTTCGAGACCCATTACTACAACAGCGGCATCCACCAGGGCGCCATGGCCCTGCCCAACTTCATGAAGAAGGCCCTGGGTTAA
- a CDS encoding nicotinamidase, whose amino-acid sequence MIASFDVDAQRTFTPLCPNELPVPGGHQIAAELNAQAALADFRLASKDAHSPRAKWVVASHGEMLQPLPYPDSDLTWVRHAEPGTEGFELVPGLPAPRDYDFLVYKGVEADMHPYGACYHDLGNRISTGVIEWLSAKGVDKVLVGGLALDFCVKTTALQLAEAGFAVYLNLAACRAISPEGAEAAKAEMQAAGIHLVADAAALQSLLNKEKP is encoded by the coding sequence ATGATCGCCTCGTTCGACGTCGACGCCCAGCGCACCTTCACCCCCCTCTGCCCAAACGAGCTGCCGGTTCCGGGCGGCCACCAGATAGCGGCCGAACTCAACGCCCAGGCCGCCCTCGCCGACTTCCGCCTCGCCTCCAAGGACGCCCACAGCCCCCGGGCCAAGTGGGTGGTGGCCAGCCACGGCGAGATGCTCCAGCCCCTGCCTTACCCGGACAGCGATCTGACCTGGGTACGCCACGCCGAGCCCGGCACCGAAGGCTTCGAGCTGGTACCTGGCCTGCCGGCACCCCGGGACTACGACTTCCTGGTCTACAAGGGCGTGGAGGCCGACATGCACCCCTACGGCGCCTGCTACCACGACCTCGGCAACCGCATCTCCACCGGCGTCATCGAATGGCTGAGCGCCAAGGGTGTGGACAAGGTGCTGGTGGGGGGCCTGGCCCTGGATTTCTGCGTCAAGACCACGGCCTTGCAGCTGGCCGAGGCCGGCTTCGCCGTCTACCTGAACCTGGCCGCCTGCCGCGCCATCAGCCCGGAGGGCGCAGAGGCGGCCAAGGCCGAGATGCAGGCTGCCGGCATCCATCTGGTGGCCGACGCCGCCGCCCTCCAGTCCCTGCTCAACAAGGAAAAGCCCTGA
- the pncB gene encoding nicotinate phosphoribosyltransferase: MFGRTAVQSLLDTDFYKLTMQQAYLHQQPGTQARWTFRCRSDEDLSPYVAPLREEFEALAQLYATEDQLAHLRQHYPFLKPDYLEFLRLFRFNPHFLKVSTQDGQLVIEANGPLLHVSPLEIPVLAAVSEVRNRSRYPEVDSETIHRSTQAKIRQLEAYGDKVDLSDFLFTDFGTRRRFSYQAQKLVLEQLKVALPDNFVGTSNPHLARELGLRCQGTMAHEWLQSHQALNYRLVDSQKMALENWVKEYRGDLGVALTDVIGVDAFCRDLDRYLAKLYDGFRHDSGDPIAWGEKIISRLEELDVDPGTKRLVFSDGLNFERAVHIYRHFHGRINTAFGIGTWLMGDFGANEPMNIVMKLTRLNGQPVAKITDSPGKIMCDDENFLRYLMQVFQVEAGVQQQVLTQLNL; encoded by the coding sequence ATGTTTGGCCGCACCGCCGTCCAGAGCCTGCTGGACACCGACTTCTACAAGCTCACCATGCAGCAGGCCTACCTGCACCAACAGCCCGGCACCCAGGCCCGCTGGACCTTCCGCTGTAGAAGCGACGAGGACTTGAGCCCCTATGTGGCGCCGCTGCGGGAAGAGTTCGAGGCCCTGGCCCAGCTCTACGCCACCGAGGATCAGCTGGCCCACCTTCGCCAGCACTACCCCTTCCTCAAGCCCGACTACCTGGAATTCCTGCGCCTTTTTCGCTTCAACCCCCACTTCCTCAAGGTCAGCACCCAGGACGGCCAACTGGTGATCGAGGCCAACGGGCCCCTGTTGCATGTCTCGCCCCTGGAGATACCGGTGCTGGCCGCCGTCTCCGAGGTCCGCAACCGCAGCCGCTACCCGGAGGTGGACAGCGAGACCATACACCGCAGCACCCAGGCCAAGATCCGCCAGCTGGAGGCCTATGGCGACAAGGTGGACCTCTCGGACTTTCTGTTCACCGACTTCGGCACCCGCCGCCGCTTCAGCTACCAGGCCCAGAAGCTGGTGCTGGAACAGCTCAAGGTCGCCCTGCCCGACAACTTCGTCGGCACCTCCAACCCGCACCTGGCCAGGGAGTTGGGGCTGCGCTGCCAGGGCACCATGGCCCACGAATGGCTGCAGAGCCACCAGGCGCTGAACTACCGGCTGGTGGACAGCCAGAAGATGGCCCTGGAGAACTGGGTCAAGGAGTACAGGGGCGATCTGGGGGTGGCACTGACCGATGTCATCGGCGTCGACGCCTTCTGCCGGGACCTCGACAGGTATCTGGCCAAGCTCTATGACGGCTTCCGCCACGACAGCGGCGATCCCATCGCCTGGGGTGAGAAGATCATATCGCGCCTGGAAGAGCTGGACGTGGATCCCGGCACCAAGCGGCTGGTGTTCTCCGACGGCCTCAACTTCGAGCGGGCCGTGCACATCTACCGCCACTTCCACGGCCGCATCAACACCGCCTTCGGCATAGGCACCTGGCTGATGGGGGACTTCGGCGCCAACGAGCCCATGAACATCGTCATGAAGCTGACCCGCCTCAACGGCCAGCCGGTGGCCAAGATCACCGACAGCCCCGGCAAGATCATGTGCGACGACGAGAACTTCCTGCGCTACCTGATGCAGGTGTTCCAGGTGGAAGCCGGTGTCCAGCAACAGGTACTGACCCAGCTTAACCTCTAG
- a CDS encoding YifB family Mg chelatase-like AAA ATPase → MALATLYCRAQLGMEAPLVTVEVDIGNGLPAFALVGLPEASVREARERVRAAILNAGFEFPARRITVNLAPAELPKEGGRFDLAIALGILQASNQLPAKVLDGIECFGELALSGELRSCQGLLPALLACKQAGRCALYPQANEAEAQLLKDLQAHGAPDLLAVCAHVAGQRALPLTSTPVPDGTAVDEGALSLNDVVGQAQAKRALLVAAAGGHHLLFIGPPGTGKSMLARRLPGLLPPLGEGQAQEVAAIHSLAGKPRDQGHWRLPPWRSPHHTASAVALVGGGSVPRPGEISLAHQGVLFLDELAEYERKVLDALREPLETGEVSISRAAQQARFPARFRLVAAANPCPCGHFGNPRRPCRCSPDQIRRYLARLSGPFLDRIDLQVEVAMLPPGSLSGSAQAGPTMIELREKVAACQQRQWARQGCLNADLEGEAMREACALGPELAQWYDATLQALGLSARVHHKLLKVARTLADWQRAEAIGQLHLAEALQYRAMDRLLAGL, encoded by the coding sequence ATGGCCTTAGCCACGCTTTATTGCCGGGCCCAGTTGGGGATGGAAGCCCCCCTGGTGACGGTGGAGGTGGATATCGGCAACGGCCTGCCCGCCTTCGCCTTGGTGGGCTTGCCCGAGGCCTCGGTGCGGGAGGCCAGGGAAAGGGTCAGGGCCGCCATCCTCAATGCCGGCTTCGAATTTCCTGCGCGGCGCATCACAGTCAACCTGGCGCCGGCGGAGCTGCCCAAGGAGGGAGGCCGTTTCGACCTGGCCATAGCCCTCGGCATCTTGCAGGCGTCCAACCAGCTGCCTGCCAAGGTGTTGGACGGCATCGAGTGTTTTGGCGAGCTGGCCCTGTCCGGCGAGCTGCGCTCCTGCCAAGGCCTGTTGCCCGCCCTGTTGGCCTGCAAGCAGGCGGGGCGCTGCGCCCTCTATCCCCAGGCCAACGAGGCCGAGGCCCAGCTGCTGAAGGATCTCCAGGCCCATGGCGCCCCGGACCTGCTGGCGGTCTGCGCCCATGTCGCCGGGCAAAGAGCTTTGCCTCTGACGTCCACCCCGGTGCCAGATGGCACGGCTGTCGACGAAGGTGCCCTCTCCCTCAACGACGTGGTGGGCCAGGCCCAGGCCAAGCGGGCGCTGCTGGTGGCGGCGGCCGGCGGCCACCACCTGCTGTTCATAGGGCCCCCCGGCACCGGCAAGTCGATGCTGGCCAGGCGCCTGCCGGGACTGCTGCCACCCCTTGGGGAAGGCCAGGCCCAGGAGGTGGCGGCCATCCATTCCCTGGCCGGCAAGCCCCGCGACCAGGGCCATTGGCGCCTGCCGCCCTGGCGTAGCCCCCACCACACCGCTTCTGCCGTGGCCCTGGTGGGGGGCGGCTCAGTGCCGCGGCCGGGGGAGATCTCCCTGGCCCACCAAGGCGTACTCTTCCTCGACGAGCTGGCCGAGTACGAGCGCAAGGTGCTGGACGCCCTGCGCGAGCCCCTGGAAACGGGAGAGGTGAGTATCAGCCGCGCCGCCCAGCAGGCCCGTTTCCCGGCCCGGTTCCGGCTGGTGGCCGCCGCCAACCCCTGCCCCTGCGGCCATTTCGGCAACCCGCGCCGGCCTTGCCGTTGCAGCCCTGACCAGATCCGCCGCTACCTGGCCCGGCTGTCCGGGCCCTTTCTGGATCGCATCGACCTGCAGGTGGAGGTCGCCATGCTGCCGCCGGGCAGCCTCAGCGGTTCGGCCCAGGCCGGGCCGACCATGATCGAGCTGCGGGAAAAGGTGGCGGCTTGCCAGCAGCGCCAATGGGCGCGCCAGGGTTGCCTCAACGCCGATCTGGAAGGGGAAGCCATGCGGGAAGCCTGCGCCCTGGGCCCTGAACTGGCCCAGTGGTACGACGCCACCCTCCAGGCCCTGGGCCTCTCGGCTAGGGTCCATCACAAGCTGCTGAAGGTGGCCAGGACCCTGGCGGATTGGCAGCGCGCCGAGGCCATAGGCCAGCTGCACCTGGCCGAGGCCCTGCAATACAGGGCCATGGACAGGTTGCTGGCGGGTCTTTAG